The Polynucleobacter sp. HIN7 genomic interval CCTGCCATGGTGCTCTTTGCTGGCATGGTGGGCTTTGGGGCGATGGGGCGCACCAATGGCTTTGATCTGTGGTTTACCACCGCAACGAGCTTTTTGATGTTTGCTCTTCCCGGTCAGATTGTGATGCTCGAGATGATTTTAGTAGGCGCTTCATCGCTCACGATTGCGCTTGCGACCACTCTCACCGCAACCCGCTTTGTGACCATGACCGCCACGTTGTTTCCGATGCTCCATGAGCGCGATCGCAATAAGGCGCTCTATGCCAAAGTGCACCTTCTAGCAATGACTGCCTGGGCAGTTTCTTTGAAAGAATTCCAAACGATTGAACCTAAGCATCGTCTAAGTTACTTTGTAGGGCTTGGGATCTTGTGCTGGTTAATTTCAGTACCGGGTACGATTGTGGGGTTTTTAATTGCGGGCTCGGTCCCCATGCCCATTACTTTGGGCCTCATTTTTATTAATCCCCTCTTTTTTTTACTCACCTTTACCGAGATTAAGGTGAGTGGCTATCGCCTAGCCATTCTTCTAGGCAGCATTGCCGGCCCCATCTGTTATGTGCTCGATCGCGATACGAGCCTGTTAACCGCGGGACTCATTGGCGGTACGCTGGCCTACTGGATTGATCGGCGTTGGATCAGGCGCTATGACCGAAAGGTGTCCTCATGAGTGTGACAGCATCTCTAGCCCAAAACCTCGATACCGCCTTTGCGATTCAACAGGGGTGGGGCGCATGGCTTGCGCTTTTGGCGGCATCGCTAGGAACTTATGTGTGCCGCGCGGTGGGGGTGATGCTCTCGGGGCAAGTCAGCCAAGATAGCGAGTTCTTTCGCTGGCTCTCGGCAGTGACCTATGCGATGGTGGCAGCACTCACGATTCGCTTGATTTTTTTACCGATTGGGCTCTTAGCTACAGTGCCGCTCTATCTGCGTATTCTGGTCTGCATCTTGGCTCTGGGGGTAATGCTCTCCAATCCCAATCGGCGTTTGGTGCCGGCATTGCTCACCGGTACTTTATTGATGGTCACGATTGGTGTGATGCGGTAATTCGTGACCCCAATCTCTAAGTTACTCGACTTAATTCAAATGCTGTTCTAGAACTTTCGCAATATGCACTGCCTCGCGACTTGCCCCATCGGCGATTTGGTGACGACAGCTAGTACCGTCGGCGACCACCATTGCGTTGGGCTCTTTGCGAATACGCGGTAACAAACTGAGCTCCGCCATTTGTTTGGAAGCCTCGATATGCTCCACCTCATACCCGAAGCTGCCCGCCATGCCACAGCACGAGGATTCAATCAGCTGGGGGTTGGCATTCGGAATGAGTTTCAGTAATTCAAGGGCGGGGCTCACGGCCGCAAAGGCTTTCTGATGGCAATGGCCATGTACCAAAATCGGCTGTGCGGACTCTTTGAAGTTCGGCACAAACCGATTGGCTTTGTGTTCGCTGGCTAAAAACTCTTCAAGGAGTTGGGCATGCTTACTCACGACTTGCGCAGACTCACCCAGACCCATGGTGAGCGCTTCATCGCGAAGCGTAAATAAGCAAGAGGGCTCTAGACCCACAATTGCTATTCCTTCGTTTGCATAGGCTGCTAAATGGTTAACAAGTGCTGAGAGTCGTGTCTTCGCTTCATTGACCATACCGGATGCTAAGTAGGTGCGACCACAGCAAAATGGCTTTTGTTCATCTTGATCGTTTGCAGGTTGCGCCACATGAACCGCGTAGCCTGACTTTTGCAAGAGTGCGAGCGCCGCTTGCAAGTTCTCGTTCTCAAAATAGGCGTTAAAGGTATCGGCAAAGAGCACGACGCGTTTGTCGTGCTTGGCGAGTTCCTCAGGCGTTGCAAATGGCAGGGGTGCTTGATTCCAAAAATGCTTGCTCTTCCACGTCGGTAAGGAGCGCTGGGCGCTAATTCCGGTAAGCCACTCTTGGAGCTTGGCTAAAAGTGGGGTGTGATTACGCAGATTCATGAGCGCGGGCAAACCAGGAATGCGTGCAATGATGGGGGCGTAGTTCGGCAAGTGGGCGACTAAGCGATCACGTAGGGTATGACCAAAGCGCTCTTTGTATTGCGCCAAATACTCAATTTTCATTTTGGCCATATCCACGCCCGTGGGGCACTCGCGTTTGCAGCCTTTGCAACTCACGCATAAATCCATTACTTCTTTAACTGCCTGGGTGGCCAGTGGCAAATGGGCAGGAGGAGTATCACTCGTACTCGTAATTTGCCCTGAGATCGCAAGACGTAAGGTGTTGGCACGACCGCGGGTGAGGTCTTTTTCATTGCGGGTGATGCGATAACTCGGGCACATCACATCGGCATCAAACTTACGGCAATGCCCGTTGTTATTGCACATCTCAATCGCTTTGGCTAGGCCTTGCGCAGGATCGCCACCGGTACCTGCCGCGGTGACGACTTCGGTCACGGGATTGTTTTGTACATTCCAGGCGGACCAATCGAGCTTCGGTTGAACAGTAATGACCTGATAGGAAGGTGGATAGCGAAAGTAGGTGCTGTCATCCATCTTTGGGGGATTGACGATCTTGCCGGGATTAAGAAGCCCTTTGGGATCAAATTGTGTTTTGATCTTGGCAAGCGCCTCGGTAATCTTGGGACCAAATTGCCAGCTAATCCACTCCCCCCGGCACAGACCATCGCCATGCTCGCCACTAAAGGCACCTTTGTATTTGCGCACGAGCTCAGCCGCTTCTTCTGCAATCGCGCGCATCTTCAGAGCCCCATCGCGGCGCATATCCAGTATTGGGCGCACATGCAGGGTGCCGACTGAAGCGTGCGCATACCAGGTACCGCGCGAGCCATACTTACTAAAGACCTCGGTCAGGGCTTGGGTGTAGTCGGCCAAGTGCTCCAGAGGCACAGCGCAATCCTCAATGAAGCTCACAGGCTTACCATCTCCCTTGAGACTCATCATGATATTGAGTCCTGCTTTACGCACTTCCCACAAGTTCTTTTGCATCGCCGCGTCGGGCATCATCACGACCGACCCAGGTAAACCCAGATCACTCATGAGCGCATCGAGCTCTTGAAGTTTTTGTAAGAGTGGAGCGTGCTCGTCGCCGCTAAACTCCACGAGCAAAATGGCATCGACTGTTTTGGCGTTCGCATCAACGAGCGCGGTCTCAATGGTTTTACGAAATGCGGGGTTATTGCGCGAGAGGTCGATCATGGTGCGATCGACGAGCTCCACGGCGGTGGGTCCCAACTTCACGATGTGCTGGGCGCTATCCATCGCTTGATAAAAACTCGCAAAGTTTACGACCCCTAAGACCTTGTGTTTGGGCAAGCGCGCAAGTTTGAGTGTTAAGGATTTGAAATAGGCGAGAGTACCTTCACTACCTACGAGTAAATGAGCAAGATTGACACTGTTATCTAAGGTGTAAGGCAACTCACTTTGCGGATGAAAGACATCTAAGTTGTAGCCTGCTACTCGGCGCATCACTTTAGGCCAATGTGCGTCAATCTCGGGCTTGAGATCGTCCACCAGGTGCTTAACGTAATCCCCTAACACTTTGGCACGGCCCATGCTTTCTGAATAAGGACCAAAGTTGGCGAGCTCTCCATCAGCAAGCCAGGCATTAATCCCTAAAACGTTGTGCACCATATTGCCATATGCAATAGAGCGGCTGCCACACGAGTTATTGCCTGCCATACCGCCGATGGTCGCTTGGGCTGCTGTGGAGACATCAACCGGATACCAAAGTCCATGGGGTTTAAGGTGGGCATTGAGATGATCCAGCACCATACCTGGTTCTACCTCTACCGTGGCGCGATCCGGATCACTGAGATCGGAAGAGAGGATCTTACGAAAGTGTTTGCTGTTATCAATCACGAGTGCAGCACCCGTGGTCTGGCCGCATTGACTGGTGCCGCCGCCTCTGGGTAAAACGGGAATACCTGACTCGTTCGCAACCTCAAGGGCCGCTTCAATGTCCTGCGCCGATTTAGGAACGAGAACTGCTACCGGAAACTGTTGGTAGATTGATGCGTCGGTTGCGTAGCGCCCACGACTAGCACCATCAACCAAGACCTCGCCCTCAACATGCTGTTGGAGCTTGGTGGAAATCTCAGGCGGCAGGCTGCTTAGAGTAAAGCTGGGATCGGGTGCAATTTTGGTCATGAAGGCAGGCTATTAGTGGGGTGATTGATGCGCAATGACATAGAACAATATTTGGTAAAAATGATTGTAGTGATTTAAGTGCTACTTTTCAGGGGTGCAAGGATCCCTTTGCCGACTATGGGCAAGGAACTACTCAGGAATTGTTTATACTATTTCAGGTATATTTTTCTTATGCACAATGTTAAAAAATGCTCATAGTTGGAAGATGAAGAAAAGAGAAATGGGCGGTACTGAAATTACCCGAGGATCGAAAAATGTGTATGCAGATCTAGGTTTGCCTGACGCTGACAAACTCAAGATTAAGACTGATCTGGTCATTCAAATTATTAAAGCGATTGAGCGCCTTCAGTTGACTCAGGCTGAAGCTGCGCAACGAATGGGTATTTCACAGCCAAAAGTTTCCGCCATGATTAATGGAGACTTCTCTAATTTGTCCGAGCGCAAGCTGATGGACTGTCTCACCTGCCTTGGTTACAACATTGAGATTCGGGTAAAACCAGTTAGAAAGCCAATTGGGAGTTTGCGGGTGGCTATTGCCTAGGCTGATAAGAACCGTGGCAGAATGATCCTAAAGAAAGAATCAAAATACCAAGGAGACCACCATGCTAGCCAATAAACCCTATTTGCGCCAAGTCGATGTGCAAAAGATCTTAGACGCTGCCAATGCCCATGCCGAGAAACACAACTGGGCGGTCACCATTGCCGTGTGCGATGACGGCGGGCATTTGCTGGGGCTGATTCGTCGTGATGGCTGCGCTCCGGTGTCGTCCTATATTGCGCAAGACAAGGCGCGCTCTGCAGCGATGGGTAAGCGTGAGAGTAAGGTGTATGAGGATATTATTAATAACGGCCGAACTGCCTTTGCGACCGTACCCCACATTAAGGGCATGCTCGAGGGCGGGGTCAATATCGATGTGGATGGGTACACCATCGGTGCGGTCGGCGTCTCTGGCGTGAAGTCAGCCGATGATGCAGGCATTGCTCGAGCCGGCATCGCCGCGATTTTGTCCTAAATCAAAGCCAAATCTACCTTGTAAGCCAAGCCACATCTAGTAGTGAGCCGTATTTTTGAAAATACGGCTCAAAATATGAGCCGTATCAGCTATAATACGGCTCATGGTACTCACACATTCGTCAAAAAAAACCTATATCTGGCAATTGCCAGGATGGCCAAACTTTCAAATCGATCATGATCGCTTGGAGTCTCTGATAACCAGTGCTCGCCAAGCCCAAGGAATGATTATTGGCAAGGCATCCGCCATTGGCTTAACGGCTATCGCTGATGTTCATCAACAGCTTTGGATTGATGAGGTGATTGCTACCTCAGCGATCGAGGGCGAGCAATTAAATCCAGACTCTGTGCGTTCATCGGTATTAAGAAAACTAGGAATGGAGTATCAGGCTATTTCTGACCCACGTTCAGAAATGATTGATGGACTGGTCGCCATCATGGATGATGCGTTAACGCATCACGATGAAGAGCTTAATCATGAACGGTTGTGTTCGTGGCATCGTGCAATCTTTTCAAATGAGCGCTCGATTAAAGCAATGCGGGTTGGCGGTTATCGTACTCATACAGAGCTCATGCAAATTGTGAGCGGTTTGTATCGCAAAGAGAAGGTGCACTACATCGCACCACCTTCGGAAGAGGTGCATGGTCAGATGGATCAGTTTCTGAATTGGTTTGAGCTCACTCGTCCAAATATCAAACGGCGCAAAGCAGAATCTTTGGATGGTTTGTGTCGGGCTGCCATTGCTCATTTATGGTTTGAATCCATTCATCCGTTTGAGGATGGTAATGGTCGCCTTGGGCGAGTTATCTTGGATATGGCTCTCGCGCAGGATTACCCGCATTCGATGCGAATTTACAGTATCTCCAATCAAATTATGCGAAATCGTTCTTCGTACTACGATGCGCTTGAAGAGGCGCAGTCGGGAGATTTAGAAATTACTAATTGGTTGATTTGGTTTTTAAACACATTCATTAAATCATGCAAAACATCCTCACAATTTATTGATGATGCGATCGCAAAATCGCAATTTTGGCAAATGCATGCCAATCGAGGGTTGAGTGAACGACATCGCAAGGTGATTCA includes:
- a CDS encoding Fic family protein, translating into MVLTHSSKKTYIWQLPGWPNFQIDHDRLESLITSARQAQGMIIGKASAIGLTAIADVHQQLWIDEVIATSAIEGEQLNPDSVRSSVLRKLGMEYQAISDPRSEMIDGLVAIMDDALTHHDEELNHERLCSWHRAIFSNERSIKAMRVGGYRTHTELMQIVSGLYRKEKVHYIAPPSEEVHGQMDQFLNWFELTRPNIKRRKAESLDGLCRAAIAHLWFESIHPFEDGNGRLGRVILDMALAQDYPHSMRIYSISNQIMRNRSSYYDALEEAQSGDLEITNWLIWFLNTFIKSCKTSSQFIDDAIAKSQFWQMHANRGLSERHRKVIQKLIEAGDGGFLGGLTAEKYQKITKVSKATATRDLGILKEWGILFTSGEGKATRYYLKLGNWQHGLERSNSLQAGEAL
- a CDS encoding AzlD domain-containing protein; protein product: MSVTASLAQNLDTAFAIQQGWGAWLALLAASLGTYVCRAVGVMLSGQVSQDSEFFRWLSAVTYAMVAALTIRLIFLPIGLLATVPLYLRILVCILALGVMLSNPNRRLVPALLTGTLLMVTIGVMR
- a CDS encoding helix-turn-helix domain-containing protein translates to MKKREMGGTEITRGSKNVYADLGLPDADKLKIKTDLVIQIIKAIERLQLTQAEAAQRMGISQPKVSAMINGDFSNLSERKLMDCLTCLGYNIEIRVKPVRKPIGSLRVAIA
- a CDS encoding heme-binding protein, with amino-acid sequence MLANKPYLRQVDVQKILDAANAHAEKHNWAVTIAVCDDGGHLLGLIRRDGCAPVSSYIAQDKARSAAMGKRESKVYEDIINNGRTAFATVPHIKGMLEGGVNIDVDGYTIGAVGVSGVKSADDAGIARAGIAAILS
- a CDS encoding FAD-binding and (Fe-S)-binding domain-containing protein, giving the protein MTKIAPDPSFTLSSLPPEISTKLQQHVEGEVLVDGASRGRYATDASIYQQFPVAVLVPKSAQDIEAALEVANESGIPVLPRGGGTSQCGQTTGAALVIDNSKHFRKILSSDLSDPDRATVEVEPGMVLDHLNAHLKPHGLWYPVDVSTAAQATIGGMAGNNSCGSRSIAYGNMVHNVLGINAWLADGELANFGPYSESMGRAKVLGDYVKHLVDDLKPEIDAHWPKVMRRVAGYNLDVFHPQSELPYTLDNSVNLAHLLVGSEGTLAYFKSLTLKLARLPKHKVLGVVNFASFYQAMDSAQHIVKLGPTAVELVDRTMIDLSRNNPAFRKTIETALVDANAKTVDAILLVEFSGDEHAPLLQKLQELDALMSDLGLPGSVVMMPDAAMQKNLWEVRKAGLNIMMSLKGDGKPVSFIEDCAVPLEHLADYTQALTEVFSKYGSRGTWYAHASVGTLHVRPILDMRRDGALKMRAIAEEAAELVRKYKGAFSGEHGDGLCRGEWISWQFGPKITEALAKIKTQFDPKGLLNPGKIVNPPKMDDSTYFRYPPSYQVITVQPKLDWSAWNVQNNPVTEVVTAAGTGGDPAQGLAKAIEMCNNNGHCRKFDADVMCPSYRITRNEKDLTRGRANTLRLAISGQITSTSDTPPAHLPLATQAVKEVMDLCVSCKGCKRECPTGVDMAKMKIEYLAQYKERFGHTLRDRLVAHLPNYAPIIARIPGLPALMNLRNHTPLLAKLQEWLTGISAQRSLPTWKSKHFWNQAPLPFATPEELAKHDKRVVLFADTFNAYFENENLQAALALLQKSGYAVHVAQPANDQDEQKPFCCGRTYLASGMVNEAKTRLSALVNHLAAYANEGIAIVGLEPSCLFTLRDEALTMGLGESAQVVSKHAQLLEEFLASEHKANRFVPNFKESAQPILVHGHCHQKAFAAVSPALELLKLIPNANPQLIESSCCGMAGSFGYEVEHIEASKQMAELSLLPRIRKEPNAMVVADGTSCRHQIADGASREAVHIAKVLEQHLN
- a CDS encoding AzlC family ABC transporter permease, with the protein product MSTPPTHSNDVSKTGAERPADRVVSEIDALESHEKALQSPSNSPITPRFTSAHDAFWSGVRDARGAPAMVLFAGMVGFGAMGRTNGFDLWFTTATSFLMFALPGQIVMLEMILVGASSLTIALATTLTATRFVTMTATLFPMLHERDRNKALYAKVHLLAMTAWAVSLKEFQTIEPKHRLSYFVGLGILCWLISVPGTIVGFLIAGSVPMPITLGLIFINPLFFLLTFTEIKVSGYRLAILLGSIAGPICYVLDRDTSLLTAGLIGGTLAYWIDRRWIRRYDRKVSS